In Lacinutrix sp. Bg11-31, the DNA window TTTGCGATACTGCTCATAATAGAGAAGGACTAAAAATTGTGATGGATCAGTTACAAAATGAAGAATATAACAACTTACATATAATATTTGGAGTAGTAAATGATAAAGATTTAGACTTAATTATTGACCTTTTACCAATAAATGCAATTTATTACTTATGCAAACCAAATATTTCACGAGGATTAAATATAAAAAAACTTGAAGACTATTTTAAGTCTAATAATTTGATTTTTAAAGCTTATAATTCTGTAAATGAAGCATATAAAAACGCAAAACTAAGCGCAGATATTAAAGATTTAATATACATTGGAGGTAGTACTTTTGTTGTTGCAGAAATTATTTAAAAATTTTCTCAAAAAAACTTTTGTGTATTCAAAATCTAATGTATATTTGCACACCGAATAAATAGGGCGACTAGCTCAGTTGGTTCAGAGCACTTGGTTTACACCCAAGGGGTCAGGGGTTCGAATCCCTTGTCGCCCACTTAAATTTAAAAATCTCAATGATATATTCATTGGGATTTTTTGTTTCTATTCATTTCGTTTCAAAAACAATATTTCTCTACCTTTATTTCAAATTTTAACAATGAAAAAATCAATTACTTTATTTTCTGTAATCTTAATAATTCTATCTTGTAAAAACAACAAGGAGTCTTTGGTTGTAGATACAAAAGAAACAGTTTTAGATAGTTCTAGCGCTAATATAAAAACAAAACAAATGATTAAAGAAACCATAACGTTTCCATCTCAAGATGGTTTAAGTATTACTGCAGATGTTTATAAGGTAGATGATAATCCAGTTACTATTTTGCTGTGTCACCAAGCTGGTTTCAGCAGAGGCGAGTATAAAGACACCGCTTTACTTTTAAATAGTTATGGCTATTCTGTTATGGCAATAGATCAGCGTTCTGGTGATCGTGTTAATGCTGTTGTAAATGAAACCGCTAAGTTGGCAACCTCTAAAAATTTAGAAACAAATTATATCGATGCTAAGCCAGATATTATTGCTGCTATTGATTATGTCTATAACGATAACGGAAATAAGCAGCTATTACTTGTAGGAAGCTCGTACTCTGCAACTTTAGCACTATTGATTGGAGGTAGTAATAATAAAATTAAAGCTGTTGCTGCTTTTAGTCCAGGAGAATACTATAAAGATAGAAATATTCAAACTGAAATTAAAGATTTAAACAAACCAACTTTTGTTACTGCTTCTCTTTCGGAAACCCAAGATTTAACGACTTTAGTAAGTGAAATGAAAACAGATAACCTTACACATTATAAAACACCAGAAGAAGGTATTCATGGTTCAAGAGCACTTTGGGATGCTACAAATGGATATATAGGTTATAGAAAAGCGTTTAAATCCTTCTTAGATAGTATTTAAGACTTGTTTATAGTAAATCTAGAATACGTTCTAATGCCATTCCTCGAGAGCCTTTAATTAAAAGCGTAGCATTTTTTATATCAATTGAATTGAAGTTTTCTTTTAAAATATTAAAAGAGGCGTATTGATTTACTTTAGTTGCATTGTTTTCAATTTGAAAAAAGTTGTCTCCAATTAAATAAACAACATCAATATTTAAGTTAGTTGATAAATTAGAAATAGCTTGATGCTCTTGTTTAGCACTGTCACCTAATTCGAACATATCTCCTAAAAAAGCTATTTTCTTTTCATCTTTTAAATCGCTAAAATTTTCTAAAGCAGCTTTCATACTTGTTGGATTAGCGTTATATGCATCTAAAATAATTTTATTACTGCCTTTTTCTATAATTTGAGAGCGGTTGTTTGATGGTGTATAGTTTTCTAAAGCGTTTTTAATGTCTTTTAAGTCAATATTAAAATATTTTCCAATTATTGAAGCAGCACAGAGATTCGTGAAATTGTATTTCCCAATAAGTTGAGAGTTAATTAAAGTGTCTTCAATTTTAAAACTCACAAACGGATTAGCTTCAGTAAATTCTATTTTATAATAGTTAGAATCTGTTTGAGAGAATCCAAACTTTTTAATATAAGTATTTAGCTTTTCTTTTTGAATAGTATCATCTGCATTTAAGAAGATGTGCTTATTGCTTTTGGTTAAATAGGTATATAACTCGCTTTTTCCATTAATAACGCCTTGAGCACTTCCAAAACCTTCTAGATGTGCTTTTCCAAAATTAGTTATATATCCATAATCTGGTTTAGCAATGTTGCAGAGAAACTCAATTTCTTTTACATGATTTGCTCCCATTTCTACAATACCAATTTGGGTAGAGCTAGTCATAGAAAGTAACGTTAATGGAACTCCAATATGATTATTCAAATTCCCTATTGTTGCAGTAGTTTTATATTTTTTTAATAGTACTGTATTGATTAATTCTTTAGTTGTAGTTTTTCCATTACTACCGGTTAATGCTATTATTGGAATGTTTAGATACATTCTGTGATGCGATGCTAAAGCTTGTAAAGTTTCCAATACATTGTCTACTAGAATCGTTTTATCTGAAGTTTTAAATTCAACTTCATCTATTACTACATATTTTGCTCCTATATCTAATGCCTTTTGGGCAAATGTGTTACCATTAAAATTGTCGCCTTTTAAAGCGAAAAACATATTTCCGTTTGAAACTTTTCTAGTATCTGTAGAAATGCCTTTGCATTCTAAAAACAAGCTGTGAAGTTGTTCTATTTTCATGTGTTTTAATTTTTAACTAGCATATACTGTTAGTTATTAATGATTCCTTTAGGTTATAGTGTTTTTAACATGCTAGCTTTATAAAATAAAAGTATAAAAAAAGTCCTAACTAAACGTTAGGACTTTTAAAATTATTTTAAAACTAATATTAGTTTTTAGTTTTGTTTTTGTTTTTAGATTTTGAACCTACTCTAGACATTGCGCATCTAAATCCAATATAGTCTGTAGCCATATTTTGTGGGAAGTAACGTCTTTGTGCTGGATCTAACCAGTACTCTCTATCTTTCCAAGATCCTCCTTTAAATACACGAGCTTCGTCGTTAATTAAAGATGTTCTTTTGCTACTCTTATCCCATTCTCTAATTGTGTTTCCGGCTGAATCAACTTCGGTAGAATGTTTAGGTGAGTTGTACATTTTACTCGTCGTAGCATTTTCTTCTCCTTCAATTTCATCAAAATCGTCATAACCACGAGAAGAACGTTTGTCTCCATCTCTAAAATTACGGTTATCACTCCTGTCAAAATTTGTTCTTAAATAAGTTTCGTCTTCATCTATAGGGACTTGAGCAATTTCTCCTGGTAAGTCTCTTGCAATTACTTTTCCGTTTGGAAGTGTATCGAAAACAATTTCATCTGTAGTTACAATCTTAACAGTTCCATCTTCTGTAATAGCGTTTTTAGTATAAACGTTACCTCTATAGTAGTTAAAATCATTAAATTCATCATCAACAATAGGTCTGTAAACATCTGCAACCCATTCTGCAACGTTTCCTGCCATGTCATATAAACCATAGTCGTTAGGAGCATAAGATTTTACTTGTGCTGTAATATCTGCACCATCGTCAGACCATCCTGCTATTCCACCGTAATCACCTTTTCCTTGTTTAAAGTTGGCTAATTGATCTCCTTTTATCTTACGTTTACCAGAGCGAGTATACTGTCCATCCCAAGGGTATTTTTTACGTCCTCTATATACATTATAGCTTCTAATTTCAGATAAACCTAATGCCGCATATTCCCATTCTGTTTCAGTAGGAAGTCTATACTTTGGAGATATAATACCTGTTTGTCTTGAAGCATAAACATTAATTTCTTCACCATTAGCGTCAGTTTGAGGTTTTAATTTTCCGCCTTTTAAAATATCCTCATTACCACCAAAAGTTTGAGTTGGGGCATTAATATAAGTGTCTGTACTAAAGTTAGCATCTGCAGTAGCTTCGTATTGGCTATCTTGTTTTAAGTAACCT includes these proteins:
- the murF gene encoding UDP-N-acetylmuramoyl-tripeptide--D-alanyl-D-alanine ligase; protein product: MKIEQLHSLFLECKGISTDTRKVSNGNMFFALKGDNFNGNTFAQKALDIGAKYVVIDEVEFKTSDKTILVDNVLETLQALASHHRMYLNIPIIALTGSNGKTTTKELINTVLLKKYKTTATIGNLNNHIGVPLTLLSMTSSTQIGIVEMGANHVKEIEFLCNIAKPDYGYITNFGKAHLEGFGSAQGVINGKSELYTYLTKSNKHIFLNADDTIQKEKLNTYIKKFGFSQTDSNYYKIEFTEANPFVSFKIEDTLINSQLIGKYNFTNLCAASIIGKYFNIDLKDIKNALENYTPSNNRSQIIEKGSNKIILDAYNANPTSMKAALENFSDLKDEKKIAFLGDMFELGDSAKQEHQAISNLSTNLNIDVVYLIGDNFFQIENNATKVNQYASFNILKENFNSIDIKNATLLIKGSRGMALERILDLL
- the gldJ gene encoding gliding motility lipoprotein GldJ, which produces MKKVIVSRILMLLAVSLTLVGCGRSGGSNVDSATGWEINAKEGGFQYNTKFKEQETPPGTVFVEGGTFTMGRVQDDVMHDWNNTPNQQHIQSFYMDETEVTNQNYLMYLDWIKQVYPPEDENFRKIYEGVVPDTLVWRNRLGYNEVMTENYLRHPGYGQYPVVGVSWIQAVEYANWRSDRVQEKALQQEGYLKQDSQYEATADANFSTDTYINAPTQTFGGNEDILKGGKLKPQTDANGEEINVYASRQTGIISPKYRLPTETEWEYAALGLSEIRSYNVYRGRKKYPWDGQYTRSGKRKIKGDQLANFKQGKGDYGGIAGWSDDGADITAQVKSYAPNDYGLYDMAGNVAEWVADVYRPIVDDEFNDFNYYRGNVYTKNAITEDGTVKIVTTDEIVFDTLPNGKVIARDLPGEIAQVPIDEDETYLRTNFDRSDNRNFRDGDKRSSRGYDDFDEIEGEENATTSKMYNSPKHSTEVDSAGNTIREWDKSSKRTSLINDEARVFKGGSWKDREYWLDPAQRRYFPQNMATDYIGFRCAMSRVGSKSKNKNKTKN
- a CDS encoding dienelactone hydrolase family protein; translated protein: MKKSITLFSVILIILSCKNNKESLVVDTKETVLDSSSANIKTKQMIKETITFPSQDGLSITADVYKVDDNPVTILLCHQAGFSRGEYKDTALLLNSYGYSVMAIDQRSGDRVNAVVNETAKLATSKNLETNYIDAKPDIIAAIDYVYNDNGNKQLLLVGSSYSATLALLIGGSNNKIKAVAAFSPGEYYKDRNIQTEIKDLNKPTFVTASLSETQDLTTLVSEMKTDNLTHYKTPEEGIHGSRALWDATNGYIGYRKAFKSFLDSI